GGCCATGACAAGCTCCACAACGTCGAGGCTGTCGGCGCCCAGATCGTCGATGAAGGCCGCCTCGGGCTTGATCGCATCGGCATCGGCGCCGAGTTGATCGACGATGATGGCCTTCACTTTTTCCAGTAGTTCTGCACTCATGATTTCGTATCTCCTTGGCTCTAAGCCCTGATTTCTTTTGGTCTTCAAATTCCGGCGCGGCGCTACATGTAGAGCCCGCCGTTAACGTCCAATACTGCGCCCGTCATGTAGGACGAGTCCTCGCAGGCAAGAAAGGCGACCGCTTTGGCGATCTCTTCGGGCTTGCCCACGCGCCCGAGCGGAATGTTGCCCGTGAGCTCTTCGCCCGCGCCCTCAATGATGTGGCCGGTCATATCCGTCTCGATGAAGCCCGGGCACACGGCGTTGACGCGCACGTTGCGCGAGCCCAGCTCTTTGGCGACGCTCTTGGTCATGCCGATGATACCGGCTTTCGAGGCCGAGTAGGCCGTCTGCCCGGCATTGCCGGAGCGGCCCACCACGCTGGAGAGATTGATGATGGACCCGGCGCGCTGCTTCATCATGGCGCGCCCGACGCTCTTGATCAGGTAGAAACTGCCGCT
This region of Chrysiogenia bacterium genomic DNA includes:
- the fabG gene encoding 3-oxoacyl-[acyl-carrier-protein] reductase gives rise to the protein MSTATLEGKIALVTGGSRGIGRAICVELASRGAHVLVNYRSGEDAAKETVALCEKAGGSAEAIGFDVADAEASDAAIKQILADKKVLDILVNNAGVNKDQLLIRTTQDDWDAVIATNLSGSFYLIKSVGRAMMKQRAGSIINLSSVVGRSGNAGQTAYSASKAGIIGMTKSVAKELGSRNVRVNAVCPGFIETDMTGHIIEGAGEELTGNIPLGRVGKPEEIAKAVAFLACEDSSYMTGAVLDVNGGLYM
- a CDS encoding acyl carrier protein, whose product is MSAELLEKVKAIIVDQLGADADAIKPEAAFIDDLGADSLDVVELVMAMEEEFDISIPDEAAENIKTVGDAIAFIEKAKAA